In a single window of the Acetivibrio clariflavus DSM 19732 genome:
- a CDS encoding IS4 family transposase yields MSIVSQKVKEENRFSLTVDNFFKMFSVGYLLKKSNAYKDKGIPCLTVFKVLFELVFTGKNLFMNYKAESFDIPFARDVVYRFLNSIHINWQRFLYLLSAKVINHHIDRLTSDERVDAFVIDDSFYSRTRSKSVELLSWVKDHADGNKNKKGFRMLTLGWTDGNSFIPVAFNLLSSTNPRVCINPAKNTIDKRTVGFKRRQNALATSPESALSMLEQAVATGIKAKYVLFDSWFSFPATIIKICKMNLNVIAMVKDTPKIYYNFNGEKKSLREIYRTVRKRRGRSKYLASVMVELHDKEGNHIPAKIVFVRDRRNKSKWLALISTDTSLPETEIIRIYGKRWDIEVFFKMCKSYLKLAKEFQGRSYDMMVAHTTIVFSRYIMLAVENRNNTDLRTIGTLFYYCCDELEDIKFHEALQLIIEALKTTLQEKLLLTKETVNEFLNYFVTCLPVHIKAKLSVVSCES; encoded by the coding sequence ATGTCTATTGTATCACAGAAGGTTAAGGAAGAAAATAGATTTTCTTTGACAGTTGATAACTTTTTCAAAATGTTTTCTGTAGGCTATCTGTTAAAAAAGTCAAACGCATATAAAGATAAAGGTATTCCTTGTCTTACGGTATTCAAAGTACTGTTTGAACTTGTTTTTACAGGCAAAAATCTGTTTATGAACTATAAAGCAGAAAGCTTTGATATACCATTTGCAAGGGATGTGGTCTACAGATTCTTAAATTCCATACATATCAACTGGCAAAGATTTTTATATTTGCTTTCTGCAAAGGTCATAAATCATCATATCGATAGATTAACGTCAGATGAACGGGTTGATGCCTTTGTAATTGACGATTCCTTCTACAGTAGGACAAGAAGCAAGTCAGTTGAGCTTTTAAGTTGGGTCAAAGATCATGCTGACGGCAATAAGAATAAAAAAGGCTTTCGTATGCTTACACTTGGTTGGACAGACGGTAATTCATTTATTCCTGTGGCCTTCAACCTTTTAAGTTCAACAAATCCAAGGGTTTGCATTAATCCAGCGAAAAATACTATAGATAAAAGAACCGTTGGTTTTAAACGCCGACAGAATGCCTTAGCCACTTCACCGGAATCTGCTCTGTCTATGCTGGAACAAGCAGTTGCTACCGGTATTAAAGCAAAATATGTTTTATTTGACAGTTGGTTCTCCTTTCCGGCTACTATTATCAAAATTTGTAAGATGAATCTTAATGTGATAGCTATGGTAAAGGATACTCCCAAGATTTACTATAACTTCAATGGTGAAAAAAAATCATTGAGAGAGATATACCGAACTGTCAGGAAACGTAGAGGAAGATCAAAATACCTTGCTTCAGTTATGGTAGAATTACACGATAAAGAAGGAAACCACATTCCAGCAAAAATTGTCTTTGTCCGTGACCGAAGAAACAAGAGTAAATGGCTAGCTCTCATATCTACAGATACTAGTCTTCCCGAAACAGAGATAATCAGGATATACGGAAAACGCTGGGACATAGAGGTATTCTTCAAGATGTGTAAGTCATACCTTAAGCTGGCTAAGGAATTTCAAGGTCGTTCTTATGATATGATGGTTGCCCATACAACTATTGTTTTTTCAAGGTACATTATGTTAGCGGTTGAGAACCGCAATAATACTGATTTACGCACTATTGGTACTTTGTTCTACTATTGCTGCGATGAACTTGAGGACATTAAATTCCATGAGGCACTGCAGCTTATAATAGAGGCTTTAAAAACTACTTTACAGGAAAAACTGCTTTTGACAAAGGAAACAGTCAACGAGTTTCTCAACTACTTTGTCACTTGTTTGCCTGTTCATATCAAGGCAAAGCTATCAGTTGTTTCCTGCGAAAGTTGA
- a CDS encoding HAD family hydrolase — translation MKAIIFDMDGLMIDTEIIYHETDRKIAESFGKTVSEETLGKMMGRKPIESYRIFCDDLGIEEPIEQLLKTRYDLVEKMLLQEIKPMPGLFDILDEFKGKMKMAIATGSPHKFLEIALDKLNIREYFDVTQPSDGIVNGKPDPEIYLKVMEKLKLGPEYCIVIEDSSNGARAGKNAGCYTIAVPSEYTYKQDFSFVDYVAIDLKDAREHIKKLLSL, via the coding sequence ATGAAAGCTATTATTTTTGACATGGACGGGTTAATGATTGATACAGAAATTATATATCATGAGACTGACAGAAAAATAGCAGAATCTTTCGGCAAAACAGTCAGTGAAGAAACTTTAGGGAAGATGATGGGGAGAAAACCCATTGAATCCTATAGGATATTTTGTGATGATTTAGGTATAGAAGAGCCAATTGAGCAATTACTTAAAACTAGATATGATTTAGTGGAAAAGATGCTTTTACAGGAGATTAAACCAATGCCGGGACTTTTTGATATTTTGGATGAATTCAAAGGAAAAATGAAAATGGCTATAGCTACAGGTTCTCCGCATAAGTTTTTAGAAATAGCTTTAGATAAATTGAATATTAGAGAATATTTTGATGTTACGCAGCCATCGGACGGAATAGTAAACGGGAAACCGGATCCGGAGATTTATTTGAAGGTAATGGAAAAGCTAAAGCTTGGTCCCGAGTATTGCATAGTTATTGAAGATTCGAGTAATGGCGCGCGTGCAGGTAAAAATGCAGGTTGTTATACTATCGCAGTTCCATCGGAATATACATATAAACAGGATTTTAGTTTTGTGGATTATGTAGCGATAGATTTAAAGGATGCCAGAGAACATATAAAAAAATTATTGAGTTTATAG
- a CDS encoding FHA domain-containing protein: MNYYRTIGNGNFPYLKLINQRELLNYKVEETYLLSKDSTIGRQDKNTIVIKDPYISGKHAQIIIKEGTYYIKDLGSKNGTYINDKPLKSGYEWKLTNGDKIKMGQVEFLFVDVLAKK, translated from the coding sequence ATGAACTATTATAGAACTATCGGTAATGGAAACTTTCCATATTTAAAATTGATAAATCAAAGAGAATTACTTAATTATAAGGTTGAAGAAACTTATCTGCTTTCTAAAGATTCTACTATCGGCAGACAGGATAAAAACACTATTGTTATTAAAGATCCCTATATATCGGGCAAACATGCTCAAATAATCATAAAGGAAGGAACTTATTACATTAAGGACCTTGGAAGTAAAAATGGAACTTATATCAATGATAAACCCTTAAAAAGCGGATATGAATGGAAATTAACCAATGGTGACAAAATTAAAATGGGACAGGTAGAATTTCTGTTTGTAGATGTATTGGCGAAAAAATAA
- a CDS encoding bifunctional diguanylate cyclase/phosphohydrolase, giving the protein MNALSSFRTFFEKLLKDIHSNYFDCKTKIVEFIICILTISFLSLNLIFEKVPEETQAFVSQIQILIIFYLVFRFNFLGLLLTTLLISFELAVLIPLYIQKGELNYLIGCSLRILTITVAVIVSILSYRQDVQKKKLQRLAITDELTDVYNQRQFRILLDNEIENAKKNNTSLGLIMMDIDNFSMYNDLYGHECGDNILKATSTILKSIVKENGHVCRYGGDEFAIIFPNTDIEKLEMIAYNIVHKFEKVRSDYFSEKLSEKVTLSIGLSEFPNRSSSKSELISQSDMALYHAKNLGRGKVHLYQDIISQIRKNLSSDNQQLIGAFKGLLSTISAKDKYTHAHSERVSSYAVMIGKAMDLSLDEITVLEYAGLLHDIGKIEIPKSLLNKNESLTEDEQLIIRQHPIYSENILEPLEDIDNLIDYVRHHHEKFDGSGYPDGLVGEEISLGARILCVADSFDAMVSERPYCKRKTTEEALTELKKHAGTQFDPKIVDIFCSIMETSYKIALSN; this is encoded by the coding sequence ATGAATGCTTTATCTTCTTTTAGGACTTTTTTTGAAAAATTGCTTAAGGATATACACTCCAATTACTTTGATTGCAAAACCAAGATAGTTGAATTTATTATATGCATTTTGACAATATCTTTTCTATCTCTAAATCTTATTTTTGAAAAAGTTCCTGAAGAAACACAAGCATTCGTCTCACAGATTCAAATTCTTATAATATTTTATTTGGTCTTTCGATTCAATTTTCTAGGTCTATTGCTTACTACTCTATTAATTTCTTTTGAATTAGCAGTATTAATACCTTTATATATTCAAAAAGGAGAATTAAATTATTTGATAGGTTGTTCATTAAGAATACTTACTATTACAGTTGCTGTTATAGTATCCATACTTTCATACAGACAAGATGTACAAAAAAAGAAACTTCAGCGACTTGCAATAACGGATGAATTAACCGATGTATATAATCAAAGGCAGTTTAGAATTTTACTTGACAATGAAATAGAAAATGCTAAAAAAAACAATACCTCTCTTGGTTTAATAATGATGGATATAGACAATTTTAGCATGTACAACGATTTATATGGACACGAATGCGGTGATAACATACTTAAAGCAACTTCTACCATTTTAAAATCAATAGTTAAAGAAAACGGCCATGTTTGCAGATACGGCGGTGACGAGTTCGCAATTATTTTTCCTAATACGGACATAGAAAAGTTAGAAATGATTGCATACAATATAGTTCATAAATTTGAAAAAGTAAGAAGTGATTATTTTTCGGAAAAGCTTTCTGAAAAAGTCACGCTATCTATAGGCCTTTCCGAATTCCCAAACAGGTCCAGCAGTAAAAGCGAGCTAATTTCTCAATCTGATATGGCTTTATATCATGCCAAAAACCTTGGTAGAGGTAAAGTTCACTTATATCAGGATATTATTTCGCAAATTCGTAAAAACCTCAGTTCGGATAACCAACAGTTAATCGGTGCCTTCAAAGGATTGCTCAGCACCATATCAGCAAAAGATAAATATACTCATGCCCATAGTGAACGTGTCTCATCCTATGCAGTTATGATAGGTAAAGCTATGGATTTAAGTCTTGATGAAATAACAGTTCTTGAATATGCTGGACTTTTACACGATATTGGTAAGATTGAAATTCCAAAAAGTTTACTCAATAAAAATGAAAGCTTGACAGAAGATGAACAGCTTATAATTCGCCAACATCCTATATATAGCGAAAACATACTCGAACCCCTCGAAGATATAGATAATTTAATTGATTACGTAAGACATCATCATGAAAAGTTCGACGGCTCAGGCTACCCTGACGGCCTCGTTGGTGAAGAAATAAGTTTGGGTGCAAGAATATTGTGCGTTGCTGATTCCTTTGACGCAATGGTTTCAGAACGTCCTTACTGTAAAAGGAAAACTACTGAAGAAGCTTTAACGGAGTTAAAGAAGCATGCCGGTACTCAATTTGATCCAAAAATTGTAGATATATTCTGTTCAATAATGGAAACTTCTTATAAAATTGCTTTATCCAATTAG
- a CDS encoding rhomboid family protein produces MKNNYMNNVDAMLIQKEGFMPVISNDGQRIQHYGMKILQKVLHDKFIIVEILDADLMTEEQIKNKLEMAGKSLSQMGASTVIAFQVFVFDSMPDEKKIQLIREGQMEDVYIKKYLPCVTVDLTNKQVNKLYNLPIKVQGIEEVLNSVLCMDNSEIILSDNNVNSVLKAEKESNHPSARFIDKVPFITYGLIIINVLMWLVMNIYALVKGTNVQSLFIPFGAKENSLIFAGEYWRFLTPIFLHADLEHLIMNCLSLFVFGRIVEGMYGHKKFVFIYFMAGIMGSIASFMFSPHSAVGASGAIFGLMGALLYFSVENPALFKKYFGNSILLMVIINLVYGFIRPGIDNYGHIGGLIGGFLASGIVKITKSPNKLLSRPVFIVLTVLVLSGSLYYGFNLSGNAKYYEFEELIQENKLEDAEKKAEEIFNMNLTDIDLKTDTLISIAMLEYFQGKYDEALEKANYLKELDASKGHYLLGIIYLNEQKYELAEKELKTAVRIDPELEESVEALLEKIKNYVN; encoded by the coding sequence ATGAAAAATAACTATATGAACAATGTGGATGCTATGCTTATACAAAAAGAAGGATTTATGCCGGTTATAAGTAATGACGGACAGCGTATACAGCATTATGGAATGAAAATTTTGCAGAAAGTTTTGCATGATAAATTTATAATTGTTGAAATATTAGATGCTGACCTTATGACTGAGGAACAAATTAAGAATAAACTTGAGATGGCCGGTAAAAGTTTATCGCAAATGGGTGCATCGACAGTTATAGCTTTCCAGGTTTTTGTATTCGATTCAATGCCCGATGAGAAGAAGATCCAACTAATAAGAGAAGGACAGATGGAAGATGTTTATATTAAAAAATACCTTCCATGTGTAACGGTAGATTTGACAAATAAGCAAGTTAACAAGCTATATAATTTACCTATAAAAGTGCAGGGCATAGAAGAAGTGCTGAACTCAGTTCTCTGTATGGATAATAGCGAAATTATTTTGTCAGATAATAATGTAAATTCTGTTTTGAAAGCAGAAAAAGAATCTAATCATCCTTCAGCTCGATTTATAGACAAGGTCCCTTTTATAACCTATGGATTGATTATAATTAATGTACTGATGTGGCTGGTAATGAATATATATGCCTTGGTAAAGGGTACAAATGTTCAAAGCTTATTTATTCCTTTTGGTGCTAAAGAAAACAGTTTAATTTTTGCCGGGGAATATTGGAGATTTTTAACACCTATATTTCTTCATGCAGATTTAGAACATTTAATAATGAATTGTTTATCATTGTTTGTTTTCGGTAGAATAGTTGAAGGTATGTATGGCCACAAAAAGTTTGTCTTTATATATTTTATGGCAGGGATAATGGGAAGTATAGCAAGTTTTATGTTTTCACCTCATTCGGCAGTAGGTGCATCCGGTGCTATATTCGGATTAATGGGGGCGCTGCTGTATTTCAGTGTTGAAAATCCTGCTCTTTTTAAAAAGTATTTTGGAAACAGTATTCTGCTTATGGTGATTATAAACCTTGTTTACGGCTTTATAAGGCCGGGAATAGACAATTACGGACATATAGGAGGTCTTATAGGAGGATTTCTTGCGTCAGGAATAGTAAAAATTACAAAATCACCGAATAAACTTTTAAGTAGACCAGTGTTTATAGTTTTAACGGTTTTGGTTCTATCTGGCAGCTTGTATTATGGTTTTAATTTGAGCGGAAATGCTAAATATTATGAATTTGAAGAGTTAATCCAGGAAAATAAGTTGGAAGATGCCGAAAAAAAGGCGGAAGAAATTTTTAATATGAACTTGACGGACATCGATTTAAAAACGGATACATTAATTAGCATTGCAATGCTGGAATATTTTCAAGGGAAATATGATGAAGCATTAGAAAAAGCCAATTATCTTAAAGAACTTGATGCATCAAAGGGACATTATCTTTTAGGAATTATATATCTTAATGAACAGAAATATGAATTGGCCGAGAAAGAATTAAAGACTGCTGTAAGAATTGATCCTGAACTCGAAGAGAGTGTTGAGGCATTACTTGAAAAAATAAAGAATTATGTAAATTAG
- a CDS encoding peptidoglycan D,D-transpeptidase FtsI family protein yields MKENKKIIHVLIVICFLFFVLVGYLTYVQVFKSKEIVQNSYNRRQYQADENTVRGKILDRNGVVLAYNEENSDEQQRKYPYSSLYSHVIGYNSKVYGKSLLEASYNSYLLGLDDYTKVFNLFKSSSQDKKEGNNLLLTIDHELQKLGHELLENRNGAIVAMNPKTGEILALVSKPDFDTNEEMLAKTWKTMVESQNAPFLPRATQGLYTPGSTFKVAIAAAIIENGMDDQKFNDKGVITIDGKEISNSGKKAYGEIDLKKALAVSSNVVFAQLGVKLGQEKLQELSERLGFGNDIPFDIPVSRSQFQYDKMEQNDMAAVAIGQGKILISPLHMAMITSGIANNGIIMKPFLVSSIVSPAGKEIKSFKKEEFKKIMEPGVAAKINKMMQEVVNSGTGKKAAITGIKVAGKTGTAENELTHQKKDKEHAWFIGFAPAENPQIAVAIVLEYSGSSGGTIAAPIAKKIMEKYLKDK; encoded by the coding sequence ATGAAGGAGAATAAAAAGATAATACATGTGCTTATTGTAATTTGCTTTCTCTTTTTTGTTCTTGTTGGATACCTTACATATGTTCAGGTTTTTAAAAGTAAAGAGATAGTGCAAAATTCATATAATAGAAGACAATATCAGGCTGATGAAAATACTGTACGTGGCAAAATCCTTGACCGTAATGGAGTTGTTTTGGCATATAATGAAGAAAACAGCGATGAACAACAGCGAAAATACCCGTATAGTTCCTTATATAGCCATGTTATAGGTTATAATTCAAAAGTATATGGCAAATCTTTACTTGAAGCGTCTTATAACAGTTATCTTTTGGGGCTAGATGATTATACAAAAGTGTTTAATTTGTTTAAAAGCTCCAGTCAGGACAAAAAAGAAGGTAATAATCTTTTACTAACTATAGATCATGAGCTACAGAAATTAGGTCATGAGCTTTTAGAAAACAGGAACGGGGCTATTGTCGCGATGAATCCTAAAACTGGAGAAATCCTTGCTTTAGTAAGTAAGCCCGATTTTGATACAAATGAAGAAATGCTTGCGAAAACTTGGAAAACAATGGTGGAATCACAGAATGCACCTTTTCTTCCGCGGGCTACGCAGGGGTTATATACACCGGGTTCTACTTTCAAGGTTGCTATAGCTGCTGCAATTATTGAGAACGGCATGGATGATCAAAAGTTCAATGATAAAGGTGTAATAACCATAGATGGAAAAGAAATAAGCAATTCCGGAAAAAAAGCATATGGAGAAATAGATTTGAAAAAAGCTCTAGCAGTGTCAAGTAATGTCGTGTTTGCGCAGCTTGGCGTAAAGCTTGGGCAAGAAAAGCTTCAAGAGCTATCTGAGAGACTTGGTTTCGGAAATGATATTCCTTTTGATATTCCGGTGAGTAGAAGCCAATTCCAATATGACAAAATGGAGCAAAACGATATGGCAGCAGTTGCGATAGGTCAGGGGAAAATACTTATTTCACCTCTTCATATGGCAATGATCACTTCGGGAATAGCCAATAACGGTATTATTATGAAACCGTTTTTAGTTAGCAGTATAGTATCTCCTGCTGGAAAGGAAATAAAGAGCTTTAAAAAAGAAGAGTTCAAGAAGATTATGGAACCGGGTGTCGCAGCAAAAATAAACAAAATGATGCAGGAAGTTGTGAATAGCGGAACAGGAAAAAAAGCAGCTATAACCGGCATTAAAGTGGCGGGTAAAACAGGAACGGCAGAAAATGAACTTACTCACCAGAAAAAGGATAAAGAACATGCCTGGTTTATTGGGTTTGCACCGGCTGAAAATCCACAGATAGCAGTTGCGATAGTGCTTGAATATAGTGGCTCTTCCGGTGGAACAATTGCAGCTCCTATTGCGAAAAAGATTATGGAAAAATATCTGAAAGATAAATAA
- a CDS encoding FtsW/RodA/SpoVE family cell cycle protein, with protein sequence MFEIFTYRKPINYVIVLNLLAYLIMFCNLKPYKVETLAFGLGIIIMICITYFIILKSNLGDEYLFLIVCMLISLGIIMIYRLDNNTGVKQAIWTAIGIVLFFVTCMIFRLIKIWDGLAVYYIALSVSLYLITLLLGTNINGATNWIVIGGQSFQPLEISKILYILFLACYFKNPDQLFFRDSKFDEVKRLRLNKFILVLFTFVNIFFLMLQKEWGSILLISLVYIIVLYVFGKDRIFFLCNILMTIPVGLFGYYFVYHIRVRIDTWLNPWKDIAGKGYQITQSLFAIYSGGYFGTGLGLGRPDMVPAVNTDFIFSAICEEMGILTGVAVILLYMLLTYRGLKIVMKVKSKFNQVLGLGITTMLGLQTFIIIGGVIKLIPLTGITLPYISYGGSSLISSFIILGILQAISKEDYIDLDGGVDEGE encoded by the coding sequence GTGTTTGAGATATTTACATACCGTAAGCCTATAAACTATGTTATAGTGCTGAACTTGTTGGCATATTTAATTATGTTCTGCAATTTAAAGCCTTATAAGGTAGAAACGCTTGCTTTTGGTCTGGGTATAATTATAATGATATGCATCACTTACTTTATAATATTGAAGAGTAATCTTGGAGATGAGTATTTATTTCTTATAGTGTGTATGCTTATAAGTCTTGGGATAATTATGATTTACAGGCTTGATAATAATACGGGGGTTAAACAGGCAATTTGGACAGCTATTGGTATAGTTTTGTTTTTTGTTACATGTATGATATTTCGATTAATAAAAATATGGGATGGTCTGGCTGTATATTATATAGCATTGTCAGTTTCTCTGTATTTGATTACATTATTACTGGGCACGAATATAAACGGAGCTACAAACTGGATAGTGATTGGAGGACAGAGTTTTCAGCCGCTTGAAATATCAAAGATACTATATATTTTATTTCTGGCATGTTATTTTAAAAATCCTGATCAACTGTTTTTTAGAGACTCAAAATTTGATGAAGTAAAAAGACTCCGGTTAAATAAATTTATTTTAGTATTATTCACATTTGTAAATATATTTTTTTTAATGCTTCAAAAAGAATGGGGGTCAATACTTTTAATCTCGCTTGTATATATCATAGTCCTTTATGTATTCGGAAAAGACAGAATTTTTTTTCTGTGCAATATTTTGATGACGATCCCTGTTGGACTTTTCGGTTATTATTTTGTCTATCACATTAGAGTAAGAATTGATACTTGGTTAAACCCTTGGAAAGATATAGCAGGTAAAGGATATCAAATTACACAGTCGCTTTTTGCAATATACTCAGGTGGATATTTCGGAACCGGTCTCGGTTTGGGAAGACCGGATATGGTTCCGGCAGTTAATACAGACTTTATTTTTTCTGCAATTTGTGAAGAAATGGGGATATTGACAGGTGTGGCTGTTATTCTCCTTTATATGCTGCTCACTTACAGGGGATTGAAAATAGTTATGAAAGTCAAAAGTAAGTTTAATCAGGTATTAGGTCTTGGTATAACTACAATGCTGGGTTTACAAACTTTTATTATTATAGGAGGAGTAATTAAACTAATACCGTTGACAGGTATAACACTTCCTTATATAAGCTACGGGGGAAGTTCGCTTATAAGCAGCTTTATTATATTGGGAATTCTGCAAGCTATATCAAAAGAGGATTATATTGATTTGGACGGTGGAGTTGATGAAGGAGAATAA